In one Trichlorobacter lovleyi SZ genomic region, the following are encoded:
- the cdaA gene encoding diadenylate cyclase CdaA encodes MSCPIDLNGISDSIILAALIYLFSLLIRRDVALRLLGVMGVLVVFSLIARLIQVAPLIRVIDVIILSMPVVLAIIFQNDLRRALLMLGKRQQQTADQPAEDGAVDEVLRALADLASRQIGALIVVVRQQPIEHLIQVGTDIDAKVTSELLNSIFLPYSPIHDGAVILHKSKITRAGCLLPLSHNPDISKSFGTRHRAALGLSELSDALVLVVSEETGKISAVHDSKITYDIDQSDLKKLLKKAMAHHG; translated from the coding sequence ATGAGCTGCCCCATCGACCTTAACGGCATCAGTGACAGCATTATCCTGGCCGCACTGATCTATCTCTTTTCCCTGCTGATCCGGCGTGACGTTGCCCTGCGCCTGCTGGGGGTGATGGGGGTTCTGGTCGTCTTCTCACTGATCGCCCGCCTGATACAGGTTGCCCCGCTGATCCGCGTCATTGACGTGATTATTCTCTCCATGCCGGTTGTCCTGGCGATCATTTTCCAGAACGACCTGCGCCGCGCCCTGCTGATGCTGGGCAAGCGCCAGCAGCAGACAGCGGATCAACCGGCGGAGGACGGGGCGGTGGATGAGGTGCTGCGGGCACTGGCCGACCTGGCCAGCCGCCAGATCGGCGCCCTGATTGTGGTGGTCAGACAGCAGCCGATTGAACACCTGATCCAGGTGGGAACCGACATCGACGCCAAGGTCACCAGTGAACTGCTCAATTCCATCTTCCTGCCCTACTCGCCGATCCACGACGGTGCCGTGATCCTGCACAAGAGCAAGATCACCCGTGCCGGCTGCCTGTTGCCCCTTTCCCACAATCCTGACATCTCGAAAAGCTTCGGCACCCGTCACCGGGCAGCCCTGGGACTTTCAGAGCTTTCCGATGCCCTGGTGCTGGTGGTTTCGGAGGAGACCGGCAAGATCTCGGCGGTCCATGACAGCAAGATCACCTACGACATCGACCAGAGCGACCTGAAAAAGCTGTTAAAAAAGGCCATGGCGCACCATGGCTGA
- the folP gene encoding dihydropteroate synthase yields MSFVRALSLTSPAAAQKELERIGVDPAGIVRMLPKLEQQALLVPQVRAAAANILKQEMLSLGGDAAVARGTVACSVSSTDVLLIGTRKQLLLLCSKLAGQPFGLKALALEIAAFLKTVQHPPACWQTSRRQLSLERPLIMGILNVTPDSFSDGGCYATIEKAVERALQLEAEGADLLDIGGESTRPGAPLISAEHELSRVLPVIEALANRLTIPISIDTWKSSVAEACLSAGAEIINDISGLNFDPDLAAVVARHQAGLVVMHTRGTPQQMQQDTGYADLLGEVAASLLQSAATARAAGITQAQICLDPGIGFAKDLHGNLELLRRLPELAKLGYPLLVGTSRKAFIGRVLQREVAADRLFGTAATVAHAVTSGARIVRVHDVQAMRDVALMAHAINTR; encoded by the coding sequence GTGTCGTTTGTGCGCGCCCTGAGCCTCACCTCCCCTGCGGCGGCACAAAAAGAACTGGAACGAATCGGGGTTGATCCGGCCGGCATCGTCCGGATGCTCCCCAAACTGGAACAGCAGGCCCTGCTGGTACCGCAGGTCCGGGCTGCAGCCGCCAACATCCTGAAGCAGGAGATGCTCTCCCTGGGGGGCGATGCTGCGGTGGCACGGGGTACCGTGGCCTGTTCAGTCAGCAGTACCGACGTGTTGCTGATCGGCACCCGCAAACAGCTGCTGCTGCTCTGCAGCAAACTGGCAGGACAGCCCTTCGGCCTCAAGGCCCTGGCCCTTGAGATTGCGGCTTTTCTGAAAACCGTTCAGCATCCGCCGGCCTGCTGGCAGACCTCCAGGCGTCAACTCTCTCTGGAGCGGCCGCTGATCATGGGCATCCTGAATGTCACCCCGGATTCCTTTTCCGACGGCGGTTGCTACGCTACAATTGAAAAGGCGGTTGAGCGGGCCCTGCAACTGGAAGCTGAAGGGGCTGACCTGCTTGACATCGGCGGAGAAAGCACCCGGCCCGGGGCACCGCTTATTTCTGCGGAGCACGAGCTCTCACGGGTACTGCCGGTGATTGAGGCGCTTGCCAACAGGCTCACCATCCCGATCTCGATCGATACCTGGAAAAGCAGCGTGGCTGAGGCCTGTCTGTCTGCCGGGGCAGAGATCATCAATGACATCAGCGGCCTGAACTTTGACCCTGATCTGGCAGCGGTGGTTGCCCGGCATCAGGCCGGTCTGGTTGTGATGCACACCCGGGGCACTCCCCAGCAGATGCAGCAGGATACCGGCTACGCGGACCTGCTGGGTGAGGTGGCGGCCAGCCTGTTGCAGTCGGCTGCAACTGCCCGTGCTGCCGGCATCACCCAGGCACAGATCTGCCTGGACCCCGGCATCGGCTTTGCCAAGGATCTGCACGGCAATCTGGAACTGCTGCGCCGGCTGCCTGAGCTGGCAAAGCTTGGCTACCCGTTGCTGGTGGGAACCTCACGCAAGGCCTTTATCGGCAGGGTTCTGCAGCGGGAGGTTGCTGCCGACCGGCTGTTCGGCACTGCCGCCACCGTAGCCCATGCCGTAACATCCGGCGCCCGGATAGTGCGGGTGCATGATGTGCAGGCCATGAGAGATGTTGCCCTGATGGCCCATGCCATCAACACCCGCTAA
- the glmM gene encoding phosphoglucosamine mutase, whose translation MKKLFGTDGVRGVANIHPMTTETAMQLGRAAAYIFKSSSRRRHRIVIGKDTRLSGYMLESALVAGICSMGVDVLLVGPLPTPGIANITKSMRADAGVVISASHNPFQDNGIKFFSGDGFKLPDEIELKMEKLLDSKKIEALRPTATEVGKAFRIDDAAGRYIVFLKNSFPPELDLAGLKIVLDCGNGAAYKVAPAVFEELGAEVIPLGVKPNGTNINAGCGSLHPEVISEAVKQHRADIGIALDGDADRVIVCDEFGNEVNGDQIMAICATDMIARKQLKKKTLVATVMSNMGLDIALRKVGGKIIKTAVGDRYVVEEMRKGGYNLGGEQSGHLIFLDNNTTGDGVLAALQLLAVMRRREKPLSELAEVMIPLPQVLVNVRVRERQDIMTIPPVAVAIKGVEEKLGNEGRVLIRYSGTEPLLRIMLEGQDKYEITGWANEIADLVRQQIGEK comes from the coding sequence ATGAAAAAACTGTTCGGCACCGACGGCGTCCGCGGCGTTGCCAATATCCACCCCATGACCACGGAAACCGCCATGCAGCTGGGACGGGCCGCCGCCTATATCTTCAAGAGCAGCAGCCGGCGCCGCCATAGAATCGTGATCGGCAAGGACACCCGCCTTTCCGGCTACATGCTGGAAAGCGCCCTGGTGGCAGGGATCTGCTCCATGGGGGTAGACGTGCTGCTGGTGGGGCCGCTGCCCACCCCCGGCATTGCCAACATCACCAAATCGATGCGGGCTGACGCCGGTGTCGTGATCTCCGCCTCCCACAACCCGTTTCAGGATAACGGGATCAAGTTCTTCTCCGGCGACGGTTTTAAACTGCCGGATGAGATCGAACTGAAGATGGAAAAACTGCTGGACTCAAAGAAGATCGAGGCGTTACGACCCACCGCCACCGAGGTGGGCAAGGCATTCCGGATTGATGATGCGGCCGGACGCTACATTGTGTTCCTTAAAAACAGCTTCCCCCCGGAGCTGGACCTGGCCGGTCTCAAGATCGTGCTGGACTGCGGCAACGGTGCCGCTTACAAGGTGGCGCCGGCAGTATTTGAAGAGCTGGGGGCCGAGGTGATCCCGCTGGGAGTCAAGCCCAACGGCACCAACATCAATGCCGGCTGCGGCTCGTTGCACCCGGAGGTGATCAGCGAGGCGGTCAAACAGCACCGGGCTGATATCGGCATTGCCCTGGATGGTGATGCTGACCGGGTGATTGTCTGCGATGAATTCGGCAATGAGGTCAACGGCGATCAGATCATGGCGATCTGCGCCACCGACATGATTGCCCGTAAACAGCTGAAAAAGAAGACCCTGGTGGCCACGGTCATGAGCAACATGGGTCTGGATATCGCCCTGCGCAAGGTGGGCGGCAAGATCATCAAGACCGCCGTAGGCGACCGTTATGTAGTGGAGGAGATGCGCAAAGGAGGGTATAATCTGGGGGGTGAGCAGTCCGGGCACCTGATCTTTCTGGACAACAACACCACCGGTGACGGCGTGTTGGCGGCACTGCAGTTGCTGGCCGTGATGCGGCGCCGGGAAAAACCGCTCTCGGAGCTGGCAGAGGTGATGATCCCGCTGCCCCAGGTGCTGGTCAACGTACGGGTCAGGGAACGCCAGGATATCATGACCATCCCCCCGGTTGCCGTTGCCATCAAAGGAGTTGAGGAAAAACTGGGCAATGAAGGCAGGGTCCTGATCCGCTACTCCGGAACCGAGCCGCTGCTGCGGATCATGCTGGAAGGGCAGGACAAATACGAAATAACCGGATGGGCCAACGAGATCGCCGATCTGGTCAGGCAGCAGATAGGAGAGAAGTAG
- the tilS gene encoding tRNA lysidine(34) synthetase TilS: MPAPIHHKLLDAIRRFNLCRPGDCLIVGVSGGADSVALLDLLATLPGFPLTLVVAHLNHCLRGAESDGDQQFVQQLADRYQLPCELRCADISQLARQQRLSLEEAGRTARYAFFDELRTRHHAAAIAVAHHSDDQAETLLLRLLRGAGTTGLSAMAPLNRDGIIRPLLGISRQELREYLTARGLVFREDSSNTDQAYLRNRVRHELLPLLQEYNPAIAERLSATASLLGEDETLLLHCTETAFRQLACSGTGWNALALAGLRQQPHALRLRLYRMAIASLRGHQQRFELRHYQLLDRLLLEGSTGAGLNLPGRLTALLTADRLLFAPKELLQPVPPCSCTIAGTGSYELGNGLTLTVEVASSPASWHDLSAAVCYVDPEQASFPWQVRPIISGDRMELLGSTGSRSIQDLLTDLKFPRHLRPFLPLVCHNNCPLWLAGIRRSRHALIPLNHLQAIRITLSGQDQLPLFP; this comes from the coding sequence ATGCCCGCACCGATCCACCACAAGCTGCTGGATGCCATCCGGCGCTTCAACCTCTGCCGGCCCGGTGACTGCCTGATTGTCGGGGTCTCGGGCGGTGCCGACTCGGTGGCACTGCTGGACCTGCTGGCCACCCTGCCCGGCTTTCCGCTGACCCTGGTTGTGGCCCACCTGAACCACTGCCTGCGCGGCGCAGAAAGCGATGGCGACCAGCAGTTTGTCCAGCAGCTGGCAGACCGTTATCAGTTGCCCTGCGAACTGCGTTGCGCTGATATCAGCCAGCTGGCACGGCAACAGCGGCTCTCCCTGGAGGAGGCCGGACGCACGGCGCGCTACGCATTTTTTGACGAGCTGCGGACCAGGCACCATGCCGCTGCCATCGCGGTTGCCCACCATAGCGATGATCAGGCTGAAACCCTGCTGCTGCGGCTGCTGCGTGGTGCTGGTACCACCGGGCTGTCTGCCATGGCGCCGCTCAACCGGGACGGGATTATCCGGCCACTGCTCGGGATCAGCCGCCAGGAACTGCGGGAATACCTGACCGCCCGTGGGCTGGTCTTCCGGGAGGACAGCAGCAACACGGATCAGGCCTACCTGCGCAACCGGGTCCGCCATGAACTGCTGCCGCTGCTGCAGGAGTACAACCCTGCCATTGCAGAGCGGCTGTCAGCCACCGCCAGCCTGTTGGGGGAGGACGAGACACTGTTGCTCCACTGCACGGAGACAGCCTTCAGACAGCTGGCCTGCAGCGGTACCGGCTGGAACGCCCTGGCGCTGGCCGGGCTGAGGCAGCAGCCGCACGCGCTCAGGCTGCGCCTGTATCGCATGGCAATTGCATCACTGCGGGGCCATCAGCAACGCTTTGAACTGCGCCACTACCAACTGCTGGACCGGCTGTTGCTGGAGGGCAGCACCGGCGCCGGCCTGAACCTGCCGGGCAGGCTGACCGCCCTGTTGACCGCTGACCGGCTGCTGTTTGCCCCCAAAGAGCTGTTGCAACCTGTCCCACCCTGCAGTTGCACTATTGCAGGCACCGGCAGCTATGAGCTTGGCAACGGTCTGACCCTTACGGTTGAAGTTGCGTCGTCACCGGCATCCTGGCACGATCTGTCTGCAGCGGTCTGTTATGTCGACCCGGAGCAGGCCTCCTTCCCGTGGCAGGTGCGCCCGATTATTTCCGGCGACCGGATGGAGCTGCTGGGCAGCACAGGCAGCAGATCGATTCAGGATCTTCTGACCGACCTGAAGTTTCCCCGCCACCTGCGCCCATTCCTGCCGCTGGTCTGCCACAACAATTGTCCGCTCTGGTTGGCCGGTATCCGCCGCAGCCGTCATGCCCTGATTCCCCTCAACCATCTGCAGGCGATCCGCATCACCCTCTCAGGCCAGGATCAGCTCCCGCTGTTCCCCTGA
- the ftsH gene encoding ATP-dependent zinc metalloprotease FtsH: MNQFYKNLALWLVISLMMIMLFNMFQKPRVVEDKLSFSELMTQIDDNRVKSVILQGNDLTGKYLDKDNKEKAFRSYKPTFDADLTEKLLEKKITIQAKPEEERVSWFSIFISWFPLLLLVGIWIFFMRQMQMGGGKAMSFGKSRAKLLTEAQGKITFEDVAGIEEAKEELEEIIAFLKEPKKFTALGGKIPKGVLLVGPPGTGKTLLARAVAGEAGVPFFSISGSDFVEMFVGVGASRVRDLFLQGKKNAPCIIFIDEIDAVGRHRGAGLGGGHDEREQTLNQLLVEMDGFESNEGVILIAATNRPDVLDPALLRPGRFDRQVVVPRPDVKGREQILTVHAKKVPLTSEVDLGVIARGTPGFSGADLANLVNEAALLAARNNKTSVDMQDFDAAKDKVLMGAERRSMVISDEEKKSTAYHEAGHTLVAKMVPGSDPVHKVSIIPRGRALGVTMQLPIEDKHSYNRESLLGRIAVLMGGRAAEELIFKTFTTGAGNDIERATEMARKMVCEWGMSDLMGPVSLGKKDESIFLGRDMAMHKNFSEETAIKIDEEIKRIVDESYTRAITILREHEEHLHQLSLCLIEKENLTGAEVDDIIAGKGPICTGKKADEPAPPAAETTAEAVEEPQKPVDIQA; this comes from the coding sequence TTGAACCAGTTCTACAAAAACCTCGCCCTGTGGCTGGTCATCAGCCTGATGATGATCATGCTGTTCAACATGTTCCAGAAGCCGCGCGTTGTTGAAGACAAACTCAGCTTCAGCGAACTCATGACCCAGATTGATGACAACCGGGTCAAGTCGGTCATCCTGCAAGGCAACGACCTGACCGGCAAATACCTGGACAAGGACAACAAGGAAAAGGCGTTCCGCAGCTACAAGCCCACCTTTGATGCAGACCTGACTGAAAAACTGCTGGAAAAGAAGATCACCATCCAGGCCAAACCGGAAGAGGAGCGGGTCTCCTGGTTCTCAATCTTCATCTCCTGGTTCCCGCTGCTGCTGCTGGTGGGGATCTGGATCTTCTTCATGCGCCAGATGCAGATGGGAGGCGGCAAGGCCATGTCCTTCGGCAAGAGCCGCGCCAAGCTGCTGACCGAGGCCCAGGGCAAGATCACCTTTGAAGATGTGGCCGGCATTGAAGAGGCCAAGGAAGAACTGGAAGAGATCATCGCCTTCCTGAAAGAGCCCAAGAAGTTTACCGCCCTGGGTGGCAAGATTCCCAAAGGGGTGCTGCTGGTGGGCCCTCCCGGTACCGGCAAGACCCTGCTGGCCCGTGCGGTGGCCGGTGAGGCCGGAGTGCCGTTCTTCTCCATCTCCGGCTCCGACTTTGTAGAGATGTTTGTCGGCGTGGGTGCCAGCCGGGTGCGTGACCTGTTCCTGCAGGGCAAGAAAAATGCCCCCTGCATCATCTTTATTGATGAAATCGACGCAGTCGGACGTCACCGCGGTGCCGGACTGGGCGGCGGTCATGACGAGCGTGAACAGACCTTGAACCAGTTGCTGGTGGAGATGGACGGGTTTGAGTCCAACGAAGGGGTGATCCTGATCGCCGCCACCAACCGCCCTGACGTGCTTGACCCGGCCCTGCTGCGTCCCGGCCGTTTTGACCGCCAGGTAGTGGTACCCCGCCCGGATGTCAAAGGGCGGGAACAGATCCTGACCGTGCATGCCAAAAAGGTTCCGCTGACCTCAGAGGTTGACCTTGGGGTGATTGCCCGCGGAACCCCCGGTTTCTCCGGCGCCGACCTGGCCAACCTGGTCAACGAGGCGGCCCTGCTGGCAGCCCGTAACAACAAGACCTCCGTGGATATGCAGGACTTTGATGCTGCCAAGGACAAGGTGTTGATGGGTGCCGAACGCCGCAGCATGGTGATCTCCGACGAGGAGAAGAAGAGCACCGCCTACCATGAGGCCGGTCATACCCTGGTGGCCAAGATGGTGCCGGGCAGCGACCCGGTGCACAAGGTATCGATCATCCCCCGCGGCCGTGCCCTGGGTGTCACCATGCAGCTGCCGATTGAAGACAAGCACAGCTACAACCGCGAATCCCTGCTGGGCCGGATTGCGGTGCTGATGGGCGGCCGCGCTGCAGAGGAGTTGATCTTCAAGACCTTTACCACCGGCGCCGGCAACGACATCGAGCGCGCCACGGAAATGGCCCGCAAGATGGTCTGCGAATGGGGCATGAGCGACCTGATGGGACCGGTTTCCCTGGGCAAGAAGGATGAGTCGATCTTCCTGGGCCGCGACATGGCCATGCACAAGAACTTCAGTGAAGAAACCGCCATCAAGATCGATGAAGAGATCAAGCGGATTGTGGACGAGAGCTACACCCGCGCCATCACGATCCTGCGCGAACATGAAGAGCACCTGCATCAGCTCTCGCTCTGCCTGATCGAGAAGGAAAACCTGACCGGCGCCGAGGTTGACGACATCATTGCCGGCAAAGGACCAATCTGTACCGGCAAAAAGGCTGATGAACCGGCTCCGCCTGCTGCAGAAACGACCGCAGAGGCCGTTGAAGAGCCGCAAAAGCCGGTGGATATTCAGGCGTGA
- the pfkA gene encoding 6-phosphofructokinase codes for MKRLAILTSGGDCSGMNATIRAAARTAIANDVEMIGYRKGYAGLLKNEYIVLDSMAVSGTLQRGGTFLQSARSQEFRTEEGRKKALDNLMKERVEGLIVVGGDGSLSGALALDKMGFPVIGIPASIDNDIAYTDMALGVDTALNNIIYAVDCIKDTASSHDRAFIVEVMGRNSGYLASTAAIATGAEFAIVPEVELDLTDMCHQLRRRYEEGRTNALIIMAEGAGHAQSIADGIKDAVGFETRVTVLGHYQRGGAPSVFDRLLGSRFGRKSVELLLSGTKGVMVGLSANSLTTTLLEMVVKGGQKKLNEDLLRMADILGI; via the coding sequence ATGAAGCGACTTGCCATTCTGACCAGCGGCGGTGACTGTTCCGGCATGAACGCCACCATCCGGGCTGCGGCCCGCACGGCCATTGCCAATGATGTTGAGATGATCGGCTACCGCAAGGGCTATGCCGGGCTGCTCAAGAACGAATATATCGTGCTGGACAGCATGGCGGTGTCAGGCACGCTGCAGCGGGGCGGCACCTTTCTGCAATCAGCCCGTTCCCAGGAGTTCCGCACCGAAGAGGGGCGCAAGAAGGCGCTGGACAACCTGATGAAGGAACGGGTGGAAGGTCTGATCGTGGTGGGGGGTGACGGTTCCCTGTCCGGCGCCCTGGCCCTGGATAAGATGGGCTTTCCGGTGATCGGCATTCCGGCCAGTATTGACAATGACATTGCCTACACCGACATGGCGCTGGGGGTGGATACGGCCCTGAACAATATCATTTATGCGGTGGACTGCATCAAGGATACCGCCTCATCCCATGACCGGGCCTTTATTGTTGAGGTGATGGGCCGCAACTCCGGCTACCTGGCCTCCACCGCCGCCATTGCCACCGGGGCCGAGTTTGCGATTGTGCCTGAGGTGGAGCTGGACCTGACCGACATGTGCCACCAGTTGCGGCGGCGCTATGAGGAGGGGCGCACCAATGCCCTGATCATCATGGCGGAAGGGGCCGGCCATGCCCAGTCCATTGCCGACGGGATCAAGGATGCGGTGGGGTTTGAGACCCGCGTGACCGTGCTGGGGCATTACCAGCGGGGCGGCGCTCCCTCGGTGTTTGACCGTCTGCTGGGCAGCCGGTTTGGCAGGAAATCGGTGGAGCTGCTGCTGTCCGGCACCAAGGGGGTGATGGTCGGGCTGTCAGCCAATTCACTGACCACCACCCTGCTTGAGATGGTGGTCAAGGGCGGCCAGAAGAAGCTGAACGAAGACCTGCTACGGATGGCCGACATCCTAGGGATTTAA
- the corA gene encoding magnesium/cobalt transporter CorA, whose protein sequence is MRRTKKLFRTRASKEGLPPGSLIHIGEAPADAVSVSIFSYGEQGLQETCSETVDLSLIRPKPDGVVWVDLEGVHQVETVRSLGEAYNLHPLVLEDIVSTVQRPKVEDYDDYLFVVVKMLLPLPDGDFAAEQLSLVLGRGYVLTFQEGIRGDAFEPVRERIRSAKGKIRTLGADYLLYTLLDAVVDRYFTVLEGFGERLVNIEEEVAMHPHPRTLVQLNDLKKEVIYLRKSTWPLREVLSFLERDDTDLICDATRLFLRDVHDHAVQTIDTVETFRDLLSGMLDLYLSSLSNRTNEIMKFLTIIGTIFIPLTFVVGLYGMNFKYMPELEWHYGYFAVLGLMVAMTVGMIFYFKHRKWL, encoded by the coding sequence ATGAGACGCACCAAAAAGCTGTTTAGAACCCGGGCCTCCAAGGAGGGCCTGCCACCGGGCAGTCTGATTCATATTGGTGAGGCACCGGCAGACGCAGTCAGCGTCTCGATCTTTTCCTATGGTGAACAGGGGTTGCAGGAGACCTGTTCTGAAACCGTTGATCTCAGCCTCATCAGACCGAAACCGGACGGTGTGGTCTGGGTGGATCTGGAGGGGGTGCATCAGGTTGAGACGGTCCGCAGCCTGGGCGAAGCCTATAACCTGCATCCCCTGGTGCTGGAGGATATTGTCAGCACGGTGCAGCGTCCCAAGGTTGAGGATTATGATGACTACCTGTTTGTGGTGGTCAAGATGCTGCTGCCCCTGCCGGACGGCGATTTTGCCGCGGAACAGCTGAGCCTGGTGCTGGGCAGGGGGTACGTGCTGACCTTTCAGGAGGGGATCCGGGGGGATGCCTTTGAACCGGTCCGGGAGCGGATCCGTTCCGCCAAGGGCAAGATCCGCACCCTGGGGGCAGACTACCTGCTCTACACCCTGCTTGATGCGGTGGTTGACCGTTATTTTACGGTGCTGGAAGGGTTCGGGGAGCGGCTGGTCAATATCGAGGAAGAGGTTGCCATGCACCCCCATCCCCGTACCCTGGTGCAGTTGAATGACCTGAAGAAAGAGGTGATCTATCTGCGCAAGTCAACCTGGCCGCTGCGCGAGGTGCTGTCGTTCCTGGAACGGGACGATACTGACCTGATCTGCGATGCCACCCGGCTGTTTCTGCGGGATGTCCATGACCATGCGGTGCAGACCATTGACACGGTTGAGACCTTCCGGGACCTGCTTTCCGGCATGCTGGATCTCTACCTCTCCAGCCTCAGCAACCGTACCAACGAGATCATGAAGTTCCTGACCATCATCGGCACGATCTTTATCCCGCTGACCTTTGTGGTTGGCCTCTACGGCATGAACTTCAAGTATATGCCGGAGCTTGAGTGGCACTACGGCTACTTTGCCGTGCTGGGCCTGATGGTGGCGATGACCGTGGGGATGATCTTCTACTTCAAACACCGGAAATGGCTGTAA